The sequence CAGCACCATGATGGCCACGAGGATGATGATGGGGTCCTTCACCAGCACCACCAGCCCCGCCGCCAGCGCCGCGCCGAGGATGGTGCCCGCCACGCGCTGCAGGCTGCGCTGGAGCGTGAGCCCCGTGTAGGGCTGGAGGACGACGTTGACGGTGATGATGACCCAGTAGCCGTGGTTGAGCCCGAGCCCCGTCACGAGCGCGGTGGCGACCGCCGCGGAGACGCCCAGCCGCAGCGCGTGGCGGAAGATGACCGAGCGCGGGTTGAGGTTCTCCCGCAGCGGCTCCAGCAGCGAGCGCGAGGTCGCCTCCGCGGGACGGGGCGCCATCGGCAGCTCGGCCGGCATCGGCTTCCCCGCCTCCAGCGCGGCGGCCACGTCGAGGAGCGCCAGCGAATATTCATACAGCCGGCGCAGCAGCGCGTGCGCGTGGGCGTACGCGGCGCGGGCGGGCTCGGACAACGGACCCGCGGCTTCGAGGACCGCCAGGGCCTGGCGCACGCGCTCCGGTCCACCGGCCTTGCGCGGGCGCACCTCCCCGCCGGTCTCCAGCGCGAGTGAGACGCTGCGCAGGTCCGTGGCCAGCTCCGCCAGGGCGCGCTGCACCTCGGCGCGCAGGGCCAGGTAGCGGGGCTCGCGCGGCGCGAACTCCAGCGTCTCGGTGAGGGCGATGAGCACGGGCACCAGCGCGTCCGCGCCCTCGAGCAGAACGAGGAGGTGCTCACCGCGCCCGCTCTCCCCCATCCTGCCGCGCCGGGTGACGGCGAGGACGGAGCCGGCCGTTTCGAGCGACTGGCGAATCCGCGGCTCCCAGGGCACTGCCGGCACCGCGAGCTCGGTGGGAGCCGGGCCTTCGAGCGGCCAGCGCCCCACCTCGTCCGCGCGGTCCGCCAGCACGTCGTAGCAGGCGGCGACAGCGAAGCGCGCGGGCCGGTACAGGCGCAGCGGCCACAACAGCAGCGCGAGCAGCATGGCCCACGCGCCGCCCACCATGAAGAGCGCGGAGCGCGTCAGGGCCTCGTGGAGGTCGTGCGCGGGAAGGAACAGCGACACCACCGCGTAGTTGGCGAGCACCACGCCGATGAAGCCGGGCGTGTCACCGTAGGAGCGGGCGAAGCCGCACGCCGTCACGCACACCAGCGTGAAGACGACGGCGGCCCAGCCCGGCAGGTGCGCGGCGGAGATGAGCCCCGCCACCGCGCCGAGCAGCGTCATGGCGCCCATGGCCCGCGCCCTGTCGCGGTAGGGCCCGCCCCGGTCGGCGAGGGCGACGAAGAGGCCCGCGAGGCCTACCCAGGTCGCGGCGGGCAGGTGCCACGCGGCGGCCGCCGCCGTGGGGACGCCGACGGCCAGCGCGGCCCGGAGTCCCGAGCCCAGCGCGGGGCGGGCGCGCTCGACATGGAGGAAGGAGGACTGGAGCTGGTGCCGCAGGGGGCTCATGGGGTGGAGGGCTCACCCGTCCATTCGAGGACTCCCGGCCCGGCGACGGCACGGAAGCAGTCGGAGAACCAGGCCGCCGCCATGCGCGCCGCAGCGACGAGCGGAGCCGTCTCGGGGAAGCCGCGCGTGGCGCCCTCGACGAGCTGCAATGCCTTGCGAGCCCTCAGCGAGTCGAACACGCGGCGGTGGAGCGCGACGCGGTCCGCGTCTTCCGCGGGGGCGAGCAGCAGCGTGGGGACGCGCACGTCGCTCACGAACTCACCGGCCATGTCGGGGCGGCCGCCGAAGGTGACGATGGCCTGGACCCCGCGAGGCTGGTGCGCGGCGGCCACGAGCGCCGCGGCGGCGCCGAGGCCCGAGCCGAGATAGCCCACGGGAAGCAGCGACAGGGATTCATCACGCTGGAGCCAGTCGCGGGCGACCTCCAGGCGGTGGGCGACGAGCTCCACGTTGGAGCCCTCGCGCAGGGTCCACTCCTGGGCCAGCTCCTCCTCGGCGGTGCGGAGCTCCAGGCTCAGCGTGCCCAGTGCCGAGTCATGGAGGACGCGGACGACGTGGCTGCTCCGGTGGCTGTCCTGGCCGACGCCGTCCGTGGCGAGCAGCACGAGGCCCGAGGCACGCTCGGGGACGGAGAGCCGTCCACGCAGCAGCCGGCCGGCGACACCGATTTCCACGTCACGGTCGTGTACACGCATCGACACTCCTCCCGACGCGGGCACCGCGAGTGCCCGGACCCGTTCCGTGAAGGTGGTGTCCGAGGGCACTTGCGGCCGGGCTCTCCTCCCCGGATGCAGGGGGAGCGAGCGGCCGTGGCCTCGCATCGAAATCACGGCGATAGGTAACAACCCGGGGGCCCGCCCGCCATGCAAGCGAGCGTCGCATCTTCATGCCCCCGCGTGATTCCTCGCCCGCTCTTCGGGAGGGCAGAGGTGCACAGGCGGCGTGCCGTGCCCATGTTCCCTCCAATGGAACTCCAGGAGGGATGAGATGTCTTTGGAAACGATTCTGGTGTGGGCAGTCATCGGCCTCATCGCGGGGTGGCTCGCTTCGGCCGTGGTGGGCGGAGGCTACGGCCTCATTGGCGACATCGTCGTAGGCGTGGTGGGCGCGTTCCTCGGAGGGTTCATCTTCCGGGCGCTCGGCACGGGAACTCCTTTCGGGGGACTCGCTGGAACCATCTTCGTGGCCTTCATCGGAGCCGTGGTGTTGCTACTCGTGCTCAGACTCATTCACTCTTCCACAGTCCGAAGAGTCTGACGCCGGCTCGACCATGTCCCGGGGCACGGCGCTGGTCCGCCCCGGGACGTGTGTCATGTCTGGAGGTCGAGCTCGGACGTCAGCGAGCGCTCGTCCAGGCGCTGAAGGTCACGACCACTCCACCCGCGCGTAGGAGGACGCCGCGGCCTCGAGCAGCCGCAGTCCCTCGGGTGGGACGCGATCTCTGACCCGAACGTGCAGCGCCCCTCTGCCGAAGCCCATCGCGCCCCGGAGGACACGGGCGAAGGGCTCGGCTTCCGTCGCGAGCAGCAGCACTGCCCGCAGGGGCGCACCCTTCGCGGGCGCCGCGACGAGCGTCCACGCTCCGCCACCGCGCGCCTCGAAGCGCTCCAGCCTCGCGGCCATGGGTGACGCCGCGCAGGCCTGCATATCCTCCGCGTCCGCGTCGTGGATGAGCAGGCGAGACAGGGACGGCAGCTGCTCCAGCTCGCGGAGCAGTGACGGCGCCTTCTGCAACGCGGGGCCTGACAGGCCGAGCTGTCGCACGCCGAGCCCCTGCGCGCCAAAGCCTGACACGAGCCTCGGCTCCACGCGCTTCAGCACGGTCGCCGTCCGCAGCTCCGGCAATGACAGCCACGCCGCCAGGTCCTGGAACATGGCCCCAGCCACGTCCACTTCGCGCACCGTGGCCCACTCGGGCCCGGGTGGTGGCAGCGGCGCGCGCCAGTCCGCGCGCAGCCGGACGGCGGAGGGGAAGCCCCGCTCGAAGCGGGTCGCGAAGATGTCCACGTGAGGCCCGAGCGCCGATGCCCACCGCCCGCCGTGCTCCTCCAACAGCCGCGCGATGCGCTGCCGGTCCGAGCGCGGCGAGCACTGGAGCATGATGAATTCACCCAGCGGGTTGCCCTGCTCCAGCAGATGGTCGGCCAGCACCATGCGCGCGGACGTATCCCCGGGGTCCGCGTACACACGGGCCAGCAGCGCCTCATGCGTGGGAGAGCGCCGCGTCTCGGCCTCCTCACGCGCGGTGAGGATGTTCTCCAGCGCCGCGCACGAGGCGGCCTCCTCCGCGCCCAGGGGCACCTCGGGGGTAAAGGAGCGCAGCGTCATGTCCAGCCACTCGGCATGGGGGGAGCCGGGATGCAGGGTCTTCCCCAGCGCACGCAGGGACGTCAGTGCACGTGGGTCTCTCATGGCGGAGAACACGTCGCAGAGCGCACGGAAGGTCCGCTGCTCGACGGCATCGGGGCGCTGCACCAGGTCCAGCAGCGGCGCGGTGAGGCGCGGGTCCTCGGGCAGCCGGCGGACTCCGTTTTCGAGCAGATAGAAGACCTGGCCCCATTGCGCCCGGTCCGCCAGCGCCACGACGTGGGCCATGAAGCGGGGCAGGTCCAGCGGACCGCTCCGCTTCGACATCTGAATATGGGTATCGACCACGAGTGGCGGCATCCCGAGCGTCAGCCGCTTCGACAGCCTCTCGATGAGCACCGCGAGGCACTCCGAACGCGTCAGGCGCCACGCCTCCAGCAGGTGCTCGAGGGCCTTGGCCTCCTCATGATGGTCGAAGGACTCGACCGCGAGGCCGAGCAGCTCGTTCAGGGTGACATTCGCCATACCCGCCCCACTCTACGCGCTTGGAGCCGTGGGCCGCCGTCCTGGGAGGGGGTCGGTCATTCGTCCTACGGATGAACGACCGATGCGCGGAGCCGCACGAGGCCTGTACCGTCCTCCGCCATGGACCCACGTGCCCTGGCGGAGCGGCTCACCATCGCGATTCCTTGCGAGATGCGCTGGAAGGACATGACGGGTGATGCGCGCGTCCGGCACTGCGGCGCATGCAAGCTCTCCGTCCACAACGTGAGCGAGATGAGCACGGCCGAAGTGGAGGCCCTGCTCCAGACCGATGGGCGCGTCTGTGTCCGGCTCTACCGGCGGCCGGACGGAACGGTGGTGACAGGGGACTGCCGGCGTATCTGGCAGCAGCAACGCGAGGAGGCGGCCACGCTGCTCGGCACGGCCGTGACGGCGACGGCCGCGCTCTCGCTGATTGTCTTGATGGGCCTGCTCACGCTCACCCTCTTCGGCGACAACATCCGGCGCATGTTCGGCGGTGCCACCGCGGGCGCCCTGCCCGCCGCCACGACGACCTCGCCTTCGAGCACACCGTCAACCTCGGGAGCGGGCACGAGCCGTTATTAGGAGCGAAGGAAGCGGGACGGGTTCTCGTGCAGCAGGCGCAGGGCCTCGCGATGAGGATGCATCCAGGTTGCTTCTGACCATCCGGCCGGAGAGGCTGTCCGGCGTGCTACGCCTTCTCGCCGCGCTCCTCCTCCTGTCCGCCCTGCCCGCCTCGGCCAGGGCTCCGAAGCTCACCCTGTTCATCAGCGTGGACGCGCTGGGCAGCGACCTGCTCCTGCGCAACCGTCCACGCCTCACCGGCGGCCTGGGACAATTGCTCGCCACGGGGGCGTTCTACCCCTACGCGCGATACGCCTATGCGGAGGCCCGTACCGCGCCGGGGCACGCCACGCTGGCCACCGGCGCGAACCCCTGGCGCCACGGCATCGTGGACAACGACGTCCTCGACCGTGTCACGGGCCAGAGCGTTCAGGCCTACATGGACCCGAGATACACGGTCCTGGACGGAGTCACCGCCCCGGCGTCGGACACCAGCCCCGAGAACCTGATGGCGGAGACGCTGGCGGACCGGCTGCGCGTGTCCACGCAGGGCCGGGGCAAGGTGGTGGCGCTGTCGTTCAAGGCTCGCGCGGCGATTCCGCTGGCCGGGCGACAGGGACAGGCGTGGTGGTTCGACGAGGCCACGGGAAACATGGTGACGAGCACCTGGTACTCGAAGGCGGTGCCCACCTGGATGCAGGCATTCAACGCCCGGAGACTGGCGGACGCGGCCTTTGGCAAGACGTGGGAACTGCTGCGTCCGCGCGCCGAGTACGCGGGCGAGGACGACCGTGCCGCGGAACCACCGAACCCCTACGGCATGGGCCGCACGTTCCCCCATGCACTCACCGGAGGGAGCAAGGAGCCTGGACCCGCGTCGTACCGGGTCTTCGCCGTGTCGCCTCGTTCGCATGAGCTGCTGGTCCAGGCGGCGAAGGCAGCGATGGAGGGCGAGAGCCTGGGCAGGGACGACGTGCCGGACCTTCTCGCGGTGAGCTTCAGCGGCACGGACGCCGTGTTCCACGCATTCGGGCCCTTCTCATGGGAGATGCAGGACACGCTGCTGCGGTTGGACCAGGCGATGGGCGAGCTCATCTCCGCCGCCGAGCGCGCGGCGGGAGGCAGGGCGAACCTGGTCATCGCGCTGTCGGCGGACCATGGGGGCGCGGAGATTCCGGAGGCCTGGACGCTGGCCGGCGTGCCCGCGAAGCGCATCAACCCGGTGGAGGTCGCGGAAGGGCTGGCCCAGGAGCTGCGCTCGAGGTTCGGCGTCGACGTGACGGTGAAGATGCTGGAGTTGGACGTGTACCTGGGCGGCAAGGCCCTGGAGTCGGGACAGGTGGATGGCGTGGCGGTGCGGCGCGCGGCGGCGGCGTGGCTGTCGAAGCAGCCCTTCACGGTGACGGCGATGGCGAAGGACGACCTGGACACGGCCCCGGACGTCGAAGGGCTGGTGGCGCCGCTGCGGCGCGGCTACTACCCGATGCGCAGCGGCGACGTCCTCTTCGTGTCGAAGCCATTCCACGTCGTGAGCGACTACCCGCGCGGAACGAACCACGGCACGCCGTACGCCTACGACGTGCAGGTGCCCGTGGTGTTCGCGGGCCGAGGCGTGAAGCCGGGTCTGTATCCCCAGGAAATCGACCCGGTGGACGTGGCGCCCACGCTAGCCGCGCTCCTGGAGATGGGGATGCCCGCGTCCGCTGAAGGCAAGCCGCGCGCGGAGGCCCTTACGGGGCGGTGAAGGCCGCGCGCTCAAGGTCGCGCGGAGAGCTGCTTCCGCAGCGTGGCCTCGTCGACGAGCCCCCAGCGTTCGATGAGCTTCCCGTCCTCGGAGAAGCGCAGGATGTCGATGACCGTATAGGAAATCGCGCGGCCAGTCGGAGCGAATCCCATGAACGGACCGCGATGTGTGGCACGCGTCGTCACGCGGCAGGCGACCCTGTCCCCCTCGGCGACGATGTCCTCGATGACGAAGCGCGCATCGGGCAGCGCGGCGCGGAGACCGCCGAAGGCCTCCTTGATGCCCTCGCGCCCCGGCTTCATGTCCGGGTCCGGGTTGTGGTCGATGACATCCACCCGGGTGACGTCATCGAGCAGCGCGACGTTGCCGGTATGGATGGCCTCTTCGAGCACCGCATAGAACCGGCGCGCGTGCGCCTTGGAGTCGGTTGCCATTGGAGAAGTCCTTTCAGCGCGAGGAGGGACACACGCCAGGGCCAACAGGAGCAGCCACGGCATCGGGGTTCTCATGATGAGTGCACCCTCTCCCGGCAAGGCCCCCGCGTCTTGAACGAATCAGACAGGAGCCCGCGTCCCCACCCGCGTCACCGTATTCCCGAGGAGGTCGGCCCGCTCGGGGCTCGACTGCCCGCTCAACCATGGCGGCCGATGTGCACCCCCACACCCGGTGATTACCCTTCGTGCGACGCGGAAGCCCTCCCTCTCGCGTCGAGGAGGCCCTCATGAAAGCCGTGGTGCTGAAGTCCTATGGGGACGTGGACGCGCTCGCCGTGCAGGAGATGCCCGAGCCGCAGGTGGGACCGGGCCAGGTGAAGGTGCGCGTCTCCGCCGCGAGCATCAACCCGGTGGACTGGAAGATTCGCCGGGGAGACTTCAAGGGGCGGATGCCCATGCAGCTCCCCACCATCCTCGGCAGGGACGTGGCCGGCGAGGTCATCGAAGTGGGCCCGGGCGTGGACGCCTTCAAGCCGGGCGACAGGGTGATGGGCCTCGTGCAGGGAGGCTACGCGGAGCGAGTCGTCGCGCCCGTGGAGGCCTTCGCGAAGGTGCCCGAGTCGATGGACCTGAAGGATGCCGCCGCGTTGCCCCTCGTCGCGCTGACGGGCACGCAGCTGATGGAAGAAGCGGTGAACCCGAAACAGGGCGACACGGTGCTCATCACCGGAGCGCTGGGCGCGGTGGGGCGCGTCGCCGTCTTCGCGGCGAAGGCCCGGGGCGCGAAGGTCTGGGCCGGCGTGCGCGCCCGCCAGAAGGCGGAAGCGGAGAAGCTGGGCGTGGACGGCGTGGTCGCGCTCGATGTCGCGGACGAAGTCGCGAAGCTGCCCATGGTCGATGCCGTTGCGGACACCGTGGGCGGCAAGACGGTGGCCGGAGTGCTGGAGAAGGTGAAGCCGGGCGGCACCCTGGGCAGCGTGGTGGGCGAGCCGCCCGAGGCGAAGGGACGGCCCATCACCGTGCGCGCCATCTTCAGCCATCCGGACTCGCGCCGCCTCACGCAATTGGGGCAGAGCGCGGCGAAGGGAGACCTGGTCATCCCCGTCAGCAAGCGCTTCCCGCTGGACCAGGTGAAGGAGGCCCAGAAGCTCGCGGAGCAGGGCGGCGTGGGCAAGGTGCTGCTCACCAACTGAACCTGGCCCTGGAGTCCATCGCCGCCACCCGCGACGTCCTCACTCAATCGTGGAGTCGGTGACGGCGATGGGCGTATCCGTGTGATTCGAAATCTGGGGATACGTGACGTACCAGGACCCGCCCGTGTTGCCCTTGATGACCGAGCGGTCGATGCGGATGTCGCCCGAGTGGTCATTGCTGACGAAGAAGATGGCGCTGCCGTGGGCGTTGACCTCGTTGTGCTCGATGCGAGTGCCGCAGAGGGACAGCGTCATCTTGTTGCCGTCGTTGTAGATGGCTCCGCCGCTGCCGCCGCCCGGGGTGCCTGGCTGCGCGGGATTCGCGCCGTTGCCGATGGCCCTGTTGTACGAGAACAGGCTGTTGATGACGGTCCACGACACGCCGATGCTGCTGATGCCGCCGCCGTTGGAGCAGGCGCCGCCATAGCCCTGCTTGCCGCCGAAGGTCGTGTTCACCACGTAGACGGGCCGCCCCTCGTACTGGCTGAACACCCGAAGGGCGCTGCCTCCGACGTCGGGCCCGACATCGGCGCAGACGTTGTTGAAGAAGCGGGAGTTGATGACCTTCACGCGCCCGCCGCGAACCCAGACCGCCCCACCGCCGTCGAACTCCGTCTCGCTCTTGGAGCTGGCGTCCACGAACGTCAGGTTCTGCAGCGTCAGCCGGGGATGGTCCTGGTTGTCGCAGTGAGAGGTCGTCCACACCTGCGCCTTGTCGCAGGTGTTCATGTAGAGGATGCGGTGCTTGCCCGCACCGCTGAGCGTCACCAGGCCCTTGCCGTCGATGACGATGTCCGGCCCCTTGTCGTTGAAGACCTTCGCCGTCCTGTCGAGGGTGATGGTGACCGGCTCCGGTCCGCAGTCGAAGGTGATGACGCCACCCTTGGCGACGGCCTCGACGAAGGCACTGCTGGTGCAGCTCGCCGGAGTGCCCGCGCCGACGACGGTGGTGGGCTTGGAGACGTCGGCGAGGCCCGCCTCGGCCGGCACGCTGCACGTGGCCTCCGCGTTGGGATTACCGGCGGGCGGACCGTCCTTGGGGTTGGTCAGCGGGTTGGGCACGTCCACGCTGTCGTCCGAGCAGGCCGCGCCACAAGCGAGGACCAGCACCGTGGCGAGTGCGGGCAAGCGATGAAGTCTCCAGGGGTGCATGGGCTCTCTCCGGGATGAGGCGGATGCGCCACATCATCATCCACATCACCGGCTCATTCCATGAGGCGTGCGCTCGCACCGGCGGCCGTCCGAGCCCGACACAGCGCCTCCAGACGCCCGCCGAGCCGGGCGTTCGAGCCATCAGAGGTCCGAGCCCGGCACAGCGCCTTCATGCGCTCACCGCGCCGGGCGCTCGGGCCAGCAGGCGCCGCAGCCCGGCGCGGCGCCTCCAGGCGCTCACCACGCGTGACGGTCGAGCCAGCTCCGGACGGCGCGAGAAATCTCCTCCGGCGCGTCCTCGGGCGCATGGTGCCCCGCGCGACCGAGCGGGACGACTTCGAGCGCCGGCAACGCGCCGCGCGCCCACTCGACAATCTTCGGCGCGCTGAGCCCGGTGTCTCCGAAGGTCAGCAGCAGCGCCGGCTTCGCGGAGGGGCTCGCGAGCCACGCGTCGTAGCGCTCGATGACCGCGGCGACGTCGGCGGGCGCGCCATCAATCGGAATCTCACGAGGCCACTGCAGCACCGGGCGCCGCGACGCCGCATCGGGGTACGGGGCGTAGTACACGGCGCGGTCGCTCTCCGCGAGGCCGTGCTGGACGCCGTTCGCGAGCGACCGCGCGAGGAACTCGTTTTGTTCGAGCACGAGCGTCTCCCCCACTCCCGGCGTACGCAGGGCGCGGAAGAACTGCTCGCCCTGCGGTGGCCAGTCGCTCCAGTGCATCGGCCGGAGGAAGGTCTCGAACACGACCACGCCGCGCACGCGGTCCGGGTGCCGCCGTGCCCAGTCCAGCGCGAGCACCCCACCCCAGTCGTAGGCGACCAGCACGACGTCGCGCAGGCCGAGCGCGTCGAACCACGCATCGAGGTACCGGACGTGGTCCTCGAAGCGGTAGGGCACGTCGGGCTTGCCCGAGTCCCCCATCCCGATGAGGTCCGGCGCGAGGCACCGGCCCCGGTCGGCGAGCCGGGGAATCACGTTGCGCCACACGTACGACGACGTGGGGTTGCCGTGCAGGAACACGATGGGCGAGCCGGTGCCGGCCTCGCGGTACGAGATGTGCGAGTCGAGGACCTGGATTCGATGCGTCGAGGACATGGGAGTGCTCCGCGAAGACAGAGGAGTAGCGGCGTGGCACGCGACGAGCGCGCCCGCGACGATGCAGCCGAGCAATCTGTGCATGCACGCAATATGGGCCCCGGGACTCCTCCCTGGTAGTGATGGTTCGTGAGCAGTAACCTCACGCACCGTGAGCACTTCGATTGCGGCCCTGGACCTCAACCTCCTGCTGATGCTCCACACCGTCCTCTCCGAGCGCAGCGTGGCGCGCGCGGCCGAGCGGCTCCACGTCACGCCGTCCGCCATCAGCAACGGCCTCGCGCGGCTCCGCTCCGCGCTGGGGGACCCGCTCGTGACGCGCAATGGCCGGGGCATCGTCCCCACGCCTCGCGCACTCGCGCTCGCACCCGCCATCGCGCGCGGCCTGCGGGAGTTGGAGCTCGCCATCCACGAGGCGCCCTTCGAGCCGGCGAAATGCACGCGCACCTTCACGCTCGCCGTCGCGGACGCGGGGCAGGTCACCTGGGTGCCGGGAATCGCCGCGCGGATGGCCGCCGAGATGCCGAACGCGCGCCTCTCCGTGGTGGGCATCGCCTCGCTCGTGGCGCTCGGAGACCTGGGCTCGTCCCAAATCGACCTGCACCTCGGCGTCGCCACGCGGGGCGCGGGCCTGCACGTCGAGCCGCTGCTGGACGAGCGTACCGTCCTCGTCGCTCGCGAGGGCCACCCCGCGCTGGGCAAGCGCCTGTCCAGGCGCGAGCTCGGCGCGCTCCGGCACGTCGGCGTGGAAATGGTGCCGGGAAAGGGCTTCCGGGACCTCGTCGGTGCCGCGTACGCACGCGCGGACATCCCTCGCGAGGTGGTCATGACGGTGCCCTCGTTCACCGCCGCCGCGGCAATCACAGCCGAGACGGACTACGTCGCGACGCTGCCGGAGTCGCTCGTCGCCATGCGCGGCACGCGCCTGGGCGTGCGCGCCATCAACGCACCGCTCCCCGCGCACACCGTGAAGCTCGCACTGTGCTGGCATGAGCGGACCCATGCCGACCCCGCGGCGCAGTGCTTTCGCGGGCTCGTCCGGCGCGCGGTCCTGGCAACCCGGCAGGCCTGAAAGCCAGTCGGCCGTACCTCCGGCGAGTGTGAGGCACGCACCGGCCGTGCAAGCAAAGCACGGCCGGCGCGCTCCAAAGACAGACGCTACGTCACGCCACTAGCAGCCGCACTTCGTGCGCTGAAAGTCCTGGAGGACAAGCCACTCCGTGCAGGACTGCCCCTGGGGGTTGAAGCACACGCGGAACTTCTGGACCGACTGGAAGGTCGCACCCAGCGGGATGTTCTGGCACGGGCCTTCCGTGCAGTCCCGACGGAAGCAGGGGCTGAGCCCGTACTCGGGATCGCACGTGGTGTCGCCACAAGCCGTGTTGGCGGACCAGGCATTACAGGAGGCATACCCGGCGGCCACGCACTGATTGTAGTTGTCCGCCTGGCACGCATCCGCGAGCCCCTGCAGCAGCTCCGCCTGCTCCACCGCCTGGGCGCCCTCATCCGAAATCTGCCCGTCCACGGGACCACAACCCACAAACAGGGCCACCGCAACCGCGCCCACCAACATTCCGAGCTGCCGCATACGTGTCACCTCGAGGCTCCCGCCGCCAGGAGCCAGGTCAGCCCGCACCCACCCAAGGGGAGGCTGTCGTTGTCATGTCTGGGAATGCGGCCTGCCTTTGACGGGCAGGTCCAGGCCTTCAACCTCGCATGACCATCAATTGACTGACAATGGATAGTTTCCAGGCGCAAGCATCTCGCGCCTGAGAAAGGAATCAGACTGGATCAATCCGCCAATGCGAAACTGAATGGCACCTGCAAGGCATTTCTTCGATGCTCCCGCACCTCCCAAGTCTGGGTATGGGAGGTGCGGGGCCGGACAGCGGGGCGGCTACAGCCCTGGCCCGCGAATCCAATCGATGTCGAACTGGATGCCCACGCCCGACACCGGATCAAGCCGGAGGTCGGTGATGGTGCCAGTCCAATCCGCCAGCCCCGTCATGTCGAAGGTGAGCGTCTGGTAAGCGCCGTTGCCGGTGTACGCCGCGCCGGCCACGCGCGTGCCGGAGAAGCCGGGCTGCGTGCCGGTGGCGAAGAAGAGCTCGACGCCGGTGGACTGGGAGGCCCGCATCCGGACCTGGATTCGGGGCACGCGGCTGGCGCTGAAGTTGTAATCGCTGTTCACCACCTGCGCGTCGCCGTTGTTGCTGGCGGTGCCCGTCAGCACGCCGTTGGCCACCGCCTGGCCGGTGATGTTGCCGAAGCCGGTCCAGCCCTCGAAGCCTCCGGGCGTGGCGAACTCCGCGCCCAGGTCCGCGGCGTCGAAGGGGTGCCTCGAGGCGGCAATCTCCACGGAGTCCGTCAGCTGGTCCCCGTCCGTGTCGAGCGGCGGCACCGCGAAGTTCGTGCTCCAGGAGATGACGAAGGCCTGGCTCTTGCCGGTGGCCACCGCCTTGATGTGGAGGTCACCGCCCGGCTGCACGTAGTAGCCCGAGGTGGCCGAGGCACGCAGGCTGGCCAGCGACGTGTAGGCGGGGAAGCTGCCCTGGCTCGACGCGAGTGAGATGCCTCCCAGCTTCCCGAAGTCCTTGAAGTGGGCCACGTAGCTGTCGCCCGCGGCGGCGTCCTCCATGTTCATGACCACCCGCTTCACGGCGGGGAGGGACTCGTAGGCA comes from Pyxidicoccus parkwaysis and encodes:
- a CDS encoding FUSC family protein, coding for MSPLRHQLQSSFLHVERARPALGSGLRAALAVGVPTAAAAAWHLPAATWVGLAGLFVALADRGGPYRDRARAMGAMTLLGAVAGLISAAHLPGWAAVVFTLVCVTACGFARSYGDTPGFIGVVLANYAVVSLFLPAHDLHEALTRSALFMVGGAWAMLLALLLWPLRLYRPARFAVAACYDVLADRADEVGRWPLEGPAPTELAVPAVPWEPRIRQSLETAGSVLAVTRRGRMGESGRGEHLLVLLEGADALVPVLIALTETLEFAPREPRYLALRAEVQRALAELATDLRSVSLALETGGEVRPRKAGGPERVRQALAVLEAAGPLSEPARAAYAHAHALLRRLYEYSLALLDVAAALEAGKPMPAELPMAPRPAEATSRSLLEPLRENLNPRSVIFRHALRLGVSAAVATALVTGLGLNHGYWVIITVNVVLQPYTGLTLQRSLQRVAGTILGAALAAGLVVLVKDPIIILVAIMVLFAVAMSIQPISLPAFQVLLTPALVLLAELQSGDWELAGVRIVNTLMGGVLALVGARLLWPSPEHLRFPEQVANALRADRDYLRVVVAGRSDEEPAVREARRRMGIALLNAEASFQRMLIEWRGPARQLEPLMALLTYARRLTSAVTALSTSLRGPNAPDLEPVARYTAAVLEDLASAVEQRRAPSPLPAQSPPLEGDALTRTHGERLVRQLSVLHHAAERLPSSLLA
- a CDS encoding alpha/beta hydrolase; this encodes MRVHDRDVEIGVAGRLLRGRLSVPERASGLVLLATDGVGQDSHRSSHVVRVLHDSALGTLSLELRTAEEELAQEWTLREGSNVELVAHRLEVARDWLQRDESLSLLPVGYLGSGLGAAAALVAAAHQPRGVQAIVTFGGRPDMAGEFVSDVRVPTLLLAPAEDADRVALHRRVFDSLRARKALQLVEGATRGFPETAPLVAAARMAAAWFSDCFRAVAGPGVLEWTGEPSTP
- a CDS encoding GlsB/YeaQ/YmgE family stress response membrane protein; this encodes MSLETILVWAVIGLIAGWLASAVVGGGYGLIGDIVVGVVGAFLGGFIFRALGTGTPFGGLAGTIFVAFIGAVVLLLVLRLIHSSTVRRV
- a CDS encoding TIGR02996 domain-containing protein; protein product: MANVTLNELLGLAVESFDHHEEAKALEHLLEAWRLTRSECLAVLIERLSKRLTLGMPPLVVDTHIQMSKRSGPLDLPRFMAHVVALADRAQWGQVFYLLENGVRRLPEDPRLTAPLLDLVQRPDAVEQRTFRALCDVFSAMRDPRALTSLRALGKTLHPGSPHAEWLDMTLRSFTPEVPLGAEEAASCAALENILTAREEAETRRSPTHEALLARVYADPGDTSARMVLADHLLEQGNPLGEFIMLQCSPRSDRQRIARLLEEHGGRWASALGPHVDIFATRFERGFPSAVRLRADWRAPLPPPGPEWATVREVDVAGAMFQDLAAWLSLPELRTATVLKRVEPRLVSGFGAQGLGVRQLGLSGPALQKAPSLLRELEQLPSLSRLLIHDADAEDMQACAASPMAARLERFEARGGGAWTLVAAPAKGAPLRAVLLLATEAEPFARVLRGAMGFGRGALHVRVRDRVPPEGLRLLEAAASSYARVEWS
- a CDS encoding alkaline phosphatase family protein, which encodes MLRLLAALLLLSALPASARAPKLTLFISVDALGSDLLLRNRPRLTGGLGQLLATGAFYPYARYAYAEARTAPGHATLATGANPWRHGIVDNDVLDRVTGQSVQAYMDPRYTVLDGVTAPASDTSPENLMAETLADRLRVSTQGRGKVVALSFKARAAIPLAGRQGQAWWFDEATGNMVTSTWYSKAVPTWMQAFNARRLADAAFGKTWELLRPRAEYAGEDDRAAEPPNPYGMGRTFPHALTGGSKEPGPASYRVFAVSPRSHELLVQAAKAAMEGESLGRDDVPDLLAVSFSGTDAVFHAFGPFSWEMQDTLLRLDQAMGELISAAERAAGGRANLVIALSADHGGAEIPEAWTLAGVPAKRINPVEVAEGLAQELRSRFGVDVTVKMLELDVYLGGKALESGQVDGVAVRRAAAAWLSKQPFTVTAMAKDDLDTAPDVEGLVAPLRRGYYPMRSGDVLFVSKPFHVVSDYPRGTNHGTPYAYDVQVPVVFAGRGVKPGLYPQEIDPVDVAPTLAALLEMGMPASAEGKPRAEALTGR
- a CDS encoding ester cyclase; translation: MATDSKAHARRFYAVLEEAIHTGNVALLDDVTRVDVIDHNPDPDMKPGREGIKEAFGGLRAALPDARFVIEDIVAEGDRVACRVTTRATHRGPFMGFAPTGRAISYTVIDILRFSEDGKLIERWGLVDEATLRKQLSARP
- a CDS encoding NADP-dependent oxidoreductase encodes the protein MKAVVLKSYGDVDALAVQEMPEPQVGPGQVKVRVSAASINPVDWKIRRGDFKGRMPMQLPTILGRDVAGEVIEVGPGVDAFKPGDRVMGLVQGGYAERVVAPVEAFAKVPESMDLKDAAALPLVALTGTQLMEEAVNPKQGDTVLITGALGAVGRVAVFAAKARGAKVWAGVRARQKAEAEKLGVDGVVALDVADEVAKLPMVDAVADTVGGKTVAGVLEKVKPGGTLGSVVGEPPEAKGRPITVRAIFSHPDSRRLTQLGQSAAKGDLVIPVSKRFPLDQVKEAQKLAEQGGVGKVLLTN